The Manihot esculenta cultivar AM560-2 chromosome 1, M.esculenta_v8, whole genome shotgun sequence genome has a window encoding:
- the LOC110627808 gene encoding putative leucine-rich repeat-containing protein DDB_G0290503 isoform X2 has translation MFRSARWRSDKNKIKAVFKLQFHVTQVSQLNADALVIAVIPGDVGKPTARLEKCIIREGTFRWEYPVYETVKFTQDARTGKINERTYHFIVSAGSSKNNLVGEVSIDFAKYAEATNASTVSLPLRNSKSNGVLHVSIQKLQGNIDQSDVEETEDTNAKIRIRTLNTLLSNSGVEGGIKSNSNEVGPRNSAIHNSEVNDDRGTSSGSDITMSSSESSSGHNTPRELGSRNNNILQDSTSFLSSRSHASAAHKPSANASATIYEEHQQSQWEWSADSDHGISTDDSLNSSLDNLTRGRSQHVSDLEIEKFKSEIVALSRQVDLSELELQTLRKQIVKESKRGQDLSREVTSLKQERDVLKAECEKLKAFQKRIEQVNTKNKSQFEGGDAQVLLEEVRQELNYEKDLNANLRLQLQKTQESNAELILAVKDLEEMLEQKSRESPYPPKSRSSENAMSKSESDDDDEEQKALEELVKEHRDAKEAYLLEQRIMDLSSEIEIYRRDKDELEMQMEQLALDYEIMKQENHDMSYKLEQSRLQDQLKLQYECSSFANINELETQIESLENELKNQSKELSETLVTINELRTYIKSLEDELEKKTEGFEADIEALTCAKVEQEQRAIRAEDALLKTRWKNANTAEKLHEEFKKLSMQMTSTFDANEKVALKALTEANELQMQKSQLEEMLQKANEGLQSARIGYEAKLLDLSNQLNLKVDQIEHMLVEIDDKRKQLEHQKEREEELVGSFSQEIARLKGELEKLTIESNILSEQAEQKEDMRAELERLKVSIKHTEKLVEIGTIERDELVSKLALMKMEGEKLMEELDRMKSLKDEKETALHLHHSEVETLKAQSNDLKHSLFEDELEKEKLRTQVFQLKGDLKRKDDTITCIEKKLKENNKLAAVSDGTKTTLRDNKSATVPHGFKEAANLRDKIRLLEGQVRLKETALEISANAFLEKERDLLNKIEELEHRVEELNQNSAIFFDNQHQKLHEDNTGVTLNGGASEDLSTDETLSSTAWLPRENGNAKSLVKSNCEIVSEKELKTCVISNGESNTNELINELEEVKERNKSMENELKEMQERYSEISLKFAEVEGERQQLVITVRSLKNAKKS, from the exons ATGTTCAGGTCGGCGAGATGGAGGAGTGACAAGAACAAGATCAAAGCTGTGTTCAAATTGCAGTTCCATGTAACTCAG GTTTCGCAGCTGAATGCGGATGCATTGGTGATAGCTGTGATCCCTGGGGACGTCGGGAAGCCAACAGCACGGTTAGAGAAGTGTATAATCCGAGAGGGAACCTTTAGGTGGGAATATCCAGTCTATGAAACCGTGAAATTTACTCAAGACGCAAGAACAGGGAAGATTAATGAGAGAACGTACCATTTCATTGTCTCTGCT GGATCatcaaaaaataatttggtTGGAGAAGTTTCAATTGATTTTGCTAAGTATGCAGAGGCTACAAATGCTTCCACTGTTTCTCTACCTCTACGGAATTCAAAATCTAATGGGGTTTTGCAT GTTTCAATTCAGAAGCTGCAGGGGAACATTGATCAAAG TGATGTGGAGGAAACTGAAGATACAAACGCCAAAATCCGGATTAGAACTCTGAACACCCTCTTAAGCAATAGCGGAGTAGAAGGAGGCATTAAGAGCAATTCTAATGAA GTTGGACCGCGTAACAGTGCCATCCACAACTCTGAAGTAAATGATGACCGTGGAACATCAAGTGGATCTGACATTACAATGTCAAGTTCTGAGAGCAGCTCTGGTCATAACACCCCACGTGAACTTGGATCAAGAAATAATAACATTCTACAGGACTCAACTAGCTTCCTATCATCTCGGAGCCATGCCTCAGCTGCTCATAAACCAAGCGCAAATGCCTCAGCAACAATCTATGAAGAGCATCAGCAATCACAATGGGAGTGGTCAGCAGATTCTGATCATGGAATAAGTACTGACGACTCATTAAACAGTTCTCTAGACAACCTTACCAGAGGAAGGTCTCAACATGTTTCTGATCTTGAGATTGAAAAGTTCAAGTCTGAAATTGTTGCTTTGTCTAGACAAGTAGATTTGTCAGAGTTGGAATTGCAGACTCTTCGAAAACAAATAGTAAAAGAGAGCAAAAGGGGGCAGGACCTCTCAAGAGAAGTCACAAGCTTGAAACAGGAGAGAGATGTTCTCAAGGCAGAATGTGAGAAACTCAAAGCCTTTCAGAAACGTATAGAACAGGTAAATACCAAAAACAAGTCACAGTTTGAGGGTGGAGATGCACAGGTCCTTCTTGAAGAAGTTAGACAAGAGCTGAATTATGAGAAGGACCTGAACGCCAACCTTCGGTTACAACTGCAGAAGACCCAAGAATCAAATGCTGAGTTGATACTTGCTGTGAAAGACCTTGAAGAAATGTTAGAACAGAAAAGTAGGGAATCACCTTATCCTCCAAAATCAAGATCCTCTGAGAATGCCATGTCAAAAAGTGAgagtgatgatgatgatgaagagcAAAAGGCATTGGAAGAGCTTGTAAAGGAGCACAGAGATGCTAAAGAAGCATACCTGCTGGAGCAAAGGATCATGGATCTCAGCAGTGAAATAGAGATTTATAGGAGAGATAAAGATGAACTAGAGATGCAAATGGAGCAACTTGCGCTTGACTATGAGATAATGAAGCAGGAGAACCATGATATGTCATATAAATTAGAGCAAAGTCGGCTGCAAGACCAACTGAAGTTGCAGTATGAATGCTCTTCTTTTGCCAATATAAATGAACTAGAAACCCAGATTGAGAGCTTGGAAAATGAACTCAAGAATCAGTCCAAAGAATTATCTGAAACCTTGGTGACTATAAATGAACTTCGAACCTATATCAAGAGTTTGGAGGACGAACtggagaagaaaactgaagGATTTGAAGCTGATATCGAAGCTCTAACTTGTGCAAAAGTTGAGCAGGAGCAAAGAGCCATCAGAGCAGAGGACGCCTTACTAAAGACAAGATGGAAGAATGCTAATACAGCCGAGAAGCTACATGAGGAATTTAAAAAACTTTCCATGCAAATGACCTCTACATTTGATGCAAATGAGAAGGTGGCTTTGAAAGCGCTGACAGAAGCTAATGAACTACAAATGCAGAAAAGTCAACTTGAAGAAATGCTTCAGAAAGCTAATGAAGGTCTCCAATCAGCTAGGATTGGTTATGAGGCAAAACTGCTCGACCTTTCCAACCAATTAAATTTGAAAGTGGATCAGATAGAACATATGTTAGTGGAAATTGATGATAAGAGAAAgcagctggaacatcaaaaagAACGTGAGGAAGAACTTGTTGGATCTTTCTCTCAAGAAATCGCAAGGCTAAAAGGTGAGCTTGAAAAGTTGACAATAGAAAGCAATATCCTTTCAGAACAAGCAGAACAGAAAGAAGATATGAGAGCTGAATTGGAACGGTTGAAGGTGTCAATTAAGCACACTGAAAAGCTGGTAGAAATAGGAACTATAGAAAGAGATGAATTGGTGAGTAAACTTGCTTTGATGAAGATGGAAGGAGAGAAGTTAATGGAGGAGTTAGATAGAATGAAATCTCTGAAGGATGAGAAGGAGACAGCATTGCATCTCCATCATTCAGAGGTAGAAACTCTGAAAGCTCAGTCTAATGACTTGAAACATTCTCTCTTTGAGGATGAGCTGGAGAAAGAAAAACTTAGAACGCAAGTATTCCAGTTAAAGGGTGATCTCAAAAGGAAGGATGATACCATCACCTGTATTGAGAAGAAGCTCAAGGAAAACAACAAACTTGCTGCAGTTTCTGATGGCACAAAAACTACTCTAAGAGACAATAAGTCTGCTACAGTTCCTCATGGCTTTAAAGAGGCTGCAAATCTGAGGGACAAAATAAGATTGCTTGAG GGACAGGTAAGGCTAAAGGAAACTGCTTTGGAAATTTCGGCAAATgcatttttggaaaaggagAGGGATCTTCTAAACAAAATTGAAGAGCTAGAGCACAGAGTAGAAGAACTCAATCAAAACAGTGCAATTTTCTTTGACAACCAACACCAAAAG TTACATGAGGACAACACTGGCGTTACTTTGAATGGTGGGGCATCTGAAGATTTAAGTACAGACGAGACCCTGAGCAGCACAGCATGGCTTCCCAGAGAGAATGGAAATGCAAAATCATTAGTCAAGAG CAATTGCGAAATTGTATCAGAGAAAGAACTGAAAACTTGTGTCATCAGCAATGGAGAATCCAATACTAACGAGTTAATAAATGAATTAGAAGAAGTAAAGGAGAGAAACAAATCAATGGAAAATGAACTGAAAGAGATGCAAGAGAGATATTCAGAAATAAGTCTAAAATTTGCAGAAGTAGAAGGTGAAAGGCAACAGCTAGTGATCACAGTACGAAGCCTGAAGAATGCGAAGAAGAGCTAA
- the LOC110627808 gene encoding putative leucine-rich repeat-containing protein DDB_G0290503 isoform X1, producing the protein MFRSARWRSDKNKIKAVFKLQFHVTQVSQLNADALVIAVIPGDVGKPTARLEKCIIREGTFRWEYPVYETVKFTQDARTGKINERTYHFIVSAGSSKNNLVGEVSIDFAKYAEATNASTVSLPLRNSKSNGVLHVSIQKLQGNIDQSDVEETEDTNAKIRIRTLNTLLSNSGVEGGIKSNSNEVTLNTLLSNSEVEGGIKSNSNEVTLNTFLSNSKVEEGIKSNSNEVGPRNSAIHNSEVNDDRGTSSGSDITMSSSESSSGHNTPRELGSRNNNILQDSTSFLSSRSHASAAHKPSANASATIYEEHQQSQWEWSADSDHGISTDDSLNSSLDNLTRGRSQHVSDLEIEKFKSEIVALSRQVDLSELELQTLRKQIVKESKRGQDLSREVTSLKQERDVLKAECEKLKAFQKRIEQVNTKNKSQFEGGDAQVLLEEVRQELNYEKDLNANLRLQLQKTQESNAELILAVKDLEEMLEQKSRESPYPPKSRSSENAMSKSESDDDDEEQKALEELVKEHRDAKEAYLLEQRIMDLSSEIEIYRRDKDELEMQMEQLALDYEIMKQENHDMSYKLEQSRLQDQLKLQYECSSFANINELETQIESLENELKNQSKELSETLVTINELRTYIKSLEDELEKKTEGFEADIEALTCAKVEQEQRAIRAEDALLKTRWKNANTAEKLHEEFKKLSMQMTSTFDANEKVALKALTEANELQMQKSQLEEMLQKANEGLQSARIGYEAKLLDLSNQLNLKVDQIEHMLVEIDDKRKQLEHQKEREEELVGSFSQEIARLKGELEKLTIESNILSEQAEQKEDMRAELERLKVSIKHTEKLVEIGTIERDELVSKLALMKMEGEKLMEELDRMKSLKDEKETALHLHHSEVETLKAQSNDLKHSLFEDELEKEKLRTQVFQLKGDLKRKDDTITCIEKKLKENNKLAAVSDGTKTTLRDNKSATVPHGFKEAANLRDKIRLLEGQVRLKETALEISANAFLEKERDLLNKIEELEHRVEELNQNSAIFFDNQHQKLHEDNTGVTLNGGASEDLSTDETLSSTAWLPRENGNAKSLVKSNCEIVSEKELKTCVISNGESNTNELINELEEVKERNKSMENELKEMQERYSEISLKFAEVEGERQQLVITVRSLKNAKKS; encoded by the exons ATGTTCAGGTCGGCGAGATGGAGGAGTGACAAGAACAAGATCAAAGCTGTGTTCAAATTGCAGTTCCATGTAACTCAG GTTTCGCAGCTGAATGCGGATGCATTGGTGATAGCTGTGATCCCTGGGGACGTCGGGAAGCCAACAGCACGGTTAGAGAAGTGTATAATCCGAGAGGGAACCTTTAGGTGGGAATATCCAGTCTATGAAACCGTGAAATTTACTCAAGACGCAAGAACAGGGAAGATTAATGAGAGAACGTACCATTTCATTGTCTCTGCT GGATCatcaaaaaataatttggtTGGAGAAGTTTCAATTGATTTTGCTAAGTATGCAGAGGCTACAAATGCTTCCACTGTTTCTCTACCTCTACGGAATTCAAAATCTAATGGGGTTTTGCAT GTTTCAATTCAGAAGCTGCAGGGGAACATTGATCAAAG TGATGTGGAGGAAACTGAAGATACAAACGCCAAAATCCGGATTAGAACTCTGAACACCCTCTTAAGCAATAGCGGAGTAGAAGGAGGCATTAAGAGCAATTCTAATGAAGTAACTCTGAACACCCTCTTAAGCAATAGCGAAGTAGAAGGAGGCATTAAGAGCAATTCTAATGAAGTAACTCTGAACACCTTCTTAAGCAATAGCAAAGTTGAAGAAGGCATTAAGAGCAATTCTAATGAA GTTGGACCGCGTAACAGTGCCATCCACAACTCTGAAGTAAATGATGACCGTGGAACATCAAGTGGATCTGACATTACAATGTCAAGTTCTGAGAGCAGCTCTGGTCATAACACCCCACGTGAACTTGGATCAAGAAATAATAACATTCTACAGGACTCAACTAGCTTCCTATCATCTCGGAGCCATGCCTCAGCTGCTCATAAACCAAGCGCAAATGCCTCAGCAACAATCTATGAAGAGCATCAGCAATCACAATGGGAGTGGTCAGCAGATTCTGATCATGGAATAAGTACTGACGACTCATTAAACAGTTCTCTAGACAACCTTACCAGAGGAAGGTCTCAACATGTTTCTGATCTTGAGATTGAAAAGTTCAAGTCTGAAATTGTTGCTTTGTCTAGACAAGTAGATTTGTCAGAGTTGGAATTGCAGACTCTTCGAAAACAAATAGTAAAAGAGAGCAAAAGGGGGCAGGACCTCTCAAGAGAAGTCACAAGCTTGAAACAGGAGAGAGATGTTCTCAAGGCAGAATGTGAGAAACTCAAAGCCTTTCAGAAACGTATAGAACAGGTAAATACCAAAAACAAGTCACAGTTTGAGGGTGGAGATGCACAGGTCCTTCTTGAAGAAGTTAGACAAGAGCTGAATTATGAGAAGGACCTGAACGCCAACCTTCGGTTACAACTGCAGAAGACCCAAGAATCAAATGCTGAGTTGATACTTGCTGTGAAAGACCTTGAAGAAATGTTAGAACAGAAAAGTAGGGAATCACCTTATCCTCCAAAATCAAGATCCTCTGAGAATGCCATGTCAAAAAGTGAgagtgatgatgatgatgaagagcAAAAGGCATTGGAAGAGCTTGTAAAGGAGCACAGAGATGCTAAAGAAGCATACCTGCTGGAGCAAAGGATCATGGATCTCAGCAGTGAAATAGAGATTTATAGGAGAGATAAAGATGAACTAGAGATGCAAATGGAGCAACTTGCGCTTGACTATGAGATAATGAAGCAGGAGAACCATGATATGTCATATAAATTAGAGCAAAGTCGGCTGCAAGACCAACTGAAGTTGCAGTATGAATGCTCTTCTTTTGCCAATATAAATGAACTAGAAACCCAGATTGAGAGCTTGGAAAATGAACTCAAGAATCAGTCCAAAGAATTATCTGAAACCTTGGTGACTATAAATGAACTTCGAACCTATATCAAGAGTTTGGAGGACGAACtggagaagaaaactgaagGATTTGAAGCTGATATCGAAGCTCTAACTTGTGCAAAAGTTGAGCAGGAGCAAAGAGCCATCAGAGCAGAGGACGCCTTACTAAAGACAAGATGGAAGAATGCTAATACAGCCGAGAAGCTACATGAGGAATTTAAAAAACTTTCCATGCAAATGACCTCTACATTTGATGCAAATGAGAAGGTGGCTTTGAAAGCGCTGACAGAAGCTAATGAACTACAAATGCAGAAAAGTCAACTTGAAGAAATGCTTCAGAAAGCTAATGAAGGTCTCCAATCAGCTAGGATTGGTTATGAGGCAAAACTGCTCGACCTTTCCAACCAATTAAATTTGAAAGTGGATCAGATAGAACATATGTTAGTGGAAATTGATGATAAGAGAAAgcagctggaacatcaaaaagAACGTGAGGAAGAACTTGTTGGATCTTTCTCTCAAGAAATCGCAAGGCTAAAAGGTGAGCTTGAAAAGTTGACAATAGAAAGCAATATCCTTTCAGAACAAGCAGAACAGAAAGAAGATATGAGAGCTGAATTGGAACGGTTGAAGGTGTCAATTAAGCACACTGAAAAGCTGGTAGAAATAGGAACTATAGAAAGAGATGAATTGGTGAGTAAACTTGCTTTGATGAAGATGGAAGGAGAGAAGTTAATGGAGGAGTTAGATAGAATGAAATCTCTGAAGGATGAGAAGGAGACAGCATTGCATCTCCATCATTCAGAGGTAGAAACTCTGAAAGCTCAGTCTAATGACTTGAAACATTCTCTCTTTGAGGATGAGCTGGAGAAAGAAAAACTTAGAACGCAAGTATTCCAGTTAAAGGGTGATCTCAAAAGGAAGGATGATACCATCACCTGTATTGAGAAGAAGCTCAAGGAAAACAACAAACTTGCTGCAGTTTCTGATGGCACAAAAACTACTCTAAGAGACAATAAGTCTGCTACAGTTCCTCATGGCTTTAAAGAGGCTGCAAATCTGAGGGACAAAATAAGATTGCTTGAG GGACAGGTAAGGCTAAAGGAAACTGCTTTGGAAATTTCGGCAAATgcatttttggaaaaggagAGGGATCTTCTAAACAAAATTGAAGAGCTAGAGCACAGAGTAGAAGAACTCAATCAAAACAGTGCAATTTTCTTTGACAACCAACACCAAAAG TTACATGAGGACAACACTGGCGTTACTTTGAATGGTGGGGCATCTGAAGATTTAAGTACAGACGAGACCCTGAGCAGCACAGCATGGCTTCCCAGAGAGAATGGAAATGCAAAATCATTAGTCAAGAG CAATTGCGAAATTGTATCAGAGAAAGAACTGAAAACTTGTGTCATCAGCAATGGAGAATCCAATACTAACGAGTTAATAAATGAATTAGAAGAAGTAAAGGAGAGAAACAAATCAATGGAAAATGAACTGAAAGAGATGCAAGAGAGATATTCAGAAATAAGTCTAAAATTTGCAGAAGTAGAAGGTGAAAGGCAACAGCTAGTGATCACAGTACGAAGCCTGAAGAATGCGAAGAAGAGCTAA